One segment of Brassica napus cultivar Da-Ae chromosome C3, Da-Ae, whole genome shotgun sequence DNA contains the following:
- the LOC111203745 gene encoding uncharacterized protein LOC111203745 codes for MSLNAMFNAPARISQPHLHPGKLNGALWFSIDPLVNAFIRASWQAYYMRPWKSWRSVPDKRRDSWWQAFVFNDLVYALWKRETWTSIGERISTKKRKNKQPKYINEKDWTTLMEYWATEPVKKKSKKAAKSRKSDPLGKGVYKHNEGPVGFARIEYNMTVETGEPPSYTDLVRRTHTKKDGTFGDYRAEELVTQAEMEATRVSNTNSDGSPQSPSATSAPSRILLNQAYLKNAKGKRGHVYGLGSAQYRENSPSTRIPASLARNLEMELRVSGLETSFQSVTADVSAVKADVGVVKEDVAAMKEDFAATRAAITELIQSLRPQANPQQQPPYTQAQDPSTQA; via the exons ATGTCTCTCAATGCCATGTTCAATGCTCCTGCTAGGATATCCCAGCCACACCTCCATCCTGGTAAGCTCAATGGAGCTTTATG GTTCTCTATTGACCCATTAGTGAATGCTTTCATCCGTGCATCATGGCAAGCATACTACATGAGACCTTGGAAGAGTTGGAGGTCTGTCCCTGACAAAAGGAGGGATTCATGGTGGCAGGCGTTTGTG TTTAATGACTTGGTCTATGCTCTCTGGAAGAGGGAAACATGGACTTCGATTGGTGAAAGGATTAGCACCAAGAAGAGGAAAAACAAGCAGCCAAAGTACATCAATGAGAAGGACTGGACGACCCTTATGGAGTATTGGGCGACAGAACCAgtcaagaagaagagcaagaaagCTGCTAAAAGCCGCAAGTCTGACCCTCTGGGTAAAGGGGTATACAAGCACAATGAAGGACCGGTTGGTTTTGCAAGAATTGAATACAACATG ACGGTTGAGACTGGTGAACCTCCATCCTACACAGACCTCGTCAGGAGGACACACACGAAAAAGGATGGGACTTTTGGGGACTATCGTGCAGAAGAACTGGTAACTCAAGCTGAGATGGAAGCTACTCGGGTCTCTAACACTAACAGTGATGGATCACCACAAAGTCCATCAGCAACCTCAGCTCCTTCTCGCATCTTGTTAAACCAAGCTTATCTGAAG AATGCTAAAGGTAAGAGGGGGCATGTCTACGGACTCGGCAGTGCCCAGTATAGGGAAAATTCGCCATCTACAAGAATCCCTGCTTCTCTGGCCCGCAACTTGGAGATGGAGTTGCGTGTGAGTGGACTAGAGACAAGCTTCCAAAGTGTGACTGCTGATGTAAGTGCAGTGAAGGCTGATGTAGGTGTTGTGAAGGAGGATGTGGCAGCAATGAAGGAGGACTTCGCAGCAACAAGGGCTGCAATCACTGAGCTTATCCAATCACTTCGACCCCAAGCTAACCCTCAACAACAACCCCCTTATACTCAGGCTCAAGACCCTTCGACTCAGGCTTAG